A segment of the Polyodon spathula isolate WHYD16114869_AA chromosome 17, ASM1765450v1, whole genome shotgun sequence genome:
ttgccaatattcagacttttgctataacatatatacacaataaTCATTATTCTTATTAATTATATTGAAGTTATTTATATTAGAATAAAACTGTTACAATTGTAACAGCAATGCGTGAAAAATATGCCTTGCATTGCAGTAAATTCACAGCAAAACCTGCAGCCTGCAATAACTGAAGCCATCTGTGCAAGAACATGCAGTCTCGAGTGATTCtgtcatttgaaaaataattcaacATGATTTAGGCGTAATCACAATATCGTCAATTCTCAGCATTACCTGGTAACTTGTCATAATAGCAAATTGCTAGCTGTATCGTCATAGATTATAAGGTTAAACGTATAGAAacgtattaatattattaagtaTCCAAGTGTGTCTCCTAGTGCCTGGGGAGTAATGATTGAGACTGTATGGGGAATCATAGTATTGTACCCATTAGCAAATGCTGGCCTCTCCCAGACAATTAGGTGTAAACAATAGGACAGGTATGTCAAAGGTAGAGGATTACCAGCACACCCAGGTGTGTAAAGGTATGAAAAGTCGCGAGTCCATTGTAAactttcaaatcatttttttattggcTTCCAAAAAAGTGTTGTGTAGTTACTGTGATGGCTTTGGTTACTGACAGGCAGTGCAGTGTGATGCAGTATTGAATGTCTCCCATTGTATGAACTACTGTAGGTTCCAGGGCTTCCCACTGATTAGCGCACTTTCTTTGGGACTGGCTGGGGATTACAGTGAATGACCTCAAACTGATTTCCTTTCTCTCTTGTTTTGTGCATAGATTAAAGAAGCAGGACCCTTAAAAAGACTTAAAGTGACTCCCAGCATCCCCTGAAGGAGACAGCTGTGGGATCGATTGACCACgataaaaaatacagtgttattaTTTCCCCCCAAAAGTACAAAGAAAAACTTTATATTGAAAATCCTTGATTTAAACACGGATAGAAATGATTGTATAAAACCTCCTCTTGGAGTGATCCCCTGCACACTCTTGAGTAAACAAACCGCTCCCAGCCTAAAGTGGACGACTTTCTATCACGTGACTCAGACCAACAATTGTCAACACAGTGAACCAGCCTTGTTCTCTGGTCTCTGCCCTGCTGGGCGGGCAGTTCTTCATACAAACAGGAGTGTGTTTATGGCTCAGTGAGTCCTGCTTGCATCAGTGAAGAGGAGATGTCTGACAAGAAAGCCAGGAACCCAGACGCACGGCCCAAGTCGAGCCGCAGCCGGAGTCTGGACAGCTACTCCTGGAGCCGCAAGAAACGCTCAAGGAACGGACGGAACGAGCCGACCACTCCCATTGGTTGCTCAGAGGGGGAGGGGGCAGAGTTGTCGGGGAGAATCGCTTCCTGTCCACAGAGGCGCAGAGAGAGGAAGTACAGCTCTTCCTCGGCCGGTGACCCGGACTGTGACTCCTCTCTAAAAGCCTTGTCCGGGCGCTCTCTTAGACAGACCCTGCAGGACGCCGTGGTCCAGTGCTTCCCTCTCCGCACCCACCACCAGACAGGGGCCTCACGCCCGTTCTCCAAGCTCCTCTGGTCCAAACGCAAGATTCACGTCTCGGAGCTGATGCAGGACAAGTGCCCTTTCTCGCCCAAGTCGGAGCTGGCCCAGTGCTGGCATCTCATCAAGAGGCACTCCTCCCAACACCCTGGATCTGGAGGGGAGCATGAGAGCAAAGGGGAGCAGACAACCTCAACACCACTTCTGATCTCCTGGGAAGAGATCAGTTCCCAGAAGTTAGGGAGAAACAAGCAGGGG
Coding sequences within it:
- the LOC121330241 gene encoding suppressor of cytokine signaling 4-like; protein product: MSDKKARNPDARPKSSRSRSLDSYSWSRKKRSRNGRNEPTTPIGCSEGEGAELSGRIASCPQRRRERKYSSSSAGDPDCDSSLKALSGRSLRQTLQDAVVQCFPLRTHHQTGASRPFSKLLWSKRKIHVSELMQDKCPFSPKSELAQCWHLIKRHSSQHPGSGGEHESKGEQTTSTPLLISWEEISSQKLGRNKQGVQGGETEDSNEDRVSLCTFPGLGSRSGDAVCSLVPDLLQINNSSCYWGVLDRYQAEELLDGKPEGTFLLRDSAQDDFLFSVSFRRYSRSLHARIEHSGHRFSFDGRDPCVYQDPSVTGLLQHYSDPAACLFFEPLLSLPLPRTFPFSLQHLSRAVISSCTTYQGVNSLPLPPSLKDYLRQYHYKHRTGAESS